acTTTTTTCAGAAGCAGTTTGAAAATAACGTGCAAAATGTTTAGTTTTCATAAGCCAAAGGTGTATCGATCTAGTACTGGATGTTGCATTTGCAAAGCCAAATCCAGCAGGTAAGCAacataacataattttaataaatacagtcttatatataatttattgctttacaaattaaattatcgtaataacgatgtaacattttcttgttttatttacagCTCAAGATTTACAGATAGTAAAAAGTATGAAGATGATTTTATGGAATGCTTTCAACTTGAGGAAAGAAGAACTGGAGAAATTTGTAATGCATGTGTACTTTTGGTAAAAAGGTGGAAAAAATTACCTGCAGGAAGCAATCGTAATTGGAGACATgtaagttttaataaatatcaattgcGCTAGTTGATTATACACATTTATTCTCACACAAATCAAATACGATTATGTACAGatcaattttttgtactttacaGGTTGTAGATGCACGTGCAGGACCTGGCATCAAATCGTtgacaaaatttaaatcaaaaaataaaaagaaaatgaaagatataccagaaaagtttgaaaagatcatgaaaaagaaacacatGTATTTGAAAGCAGACAGAGATCGAGAACAAAGCCCAGCAATGAGTGATGATTTAACAGGTTGGTGTTtaacaaatttgtatttttaaataaaatgttttaaaactataattttacgACTATTTTTtgctttgttcttttttaGAAGATTATTTGAATGGAGATGGTAGTAAAGGTTCAAGTCGAGTCGGTAGTCCTATAGATAGTGATGATATTCCAGTAACTGAAAAACAATTAGATATCCAGGATGATGCAGAATCAAAGGATGATATAACTGTCAATGGTTTTATTGatttaacatatttcaaaaggTTAGTGTTTCATTATTAAACAgttaaaaagtttttaataatttataaacagaaCTTGCTAGATTTTTTCTTTggtatttgaaatatgtatacttttttatttattaagttcTAAAAAAGCTCTTCATAAAAGATTATACAGCTATATTATTTTAGGGAGGTCATTTGCTGTGGAACAATATTCAAAGGTCCATATGGAGAAGTAATAGTGGATCCTTCATTGATAAAGCCTTGTATTGGTTGTATAGCTAGACAACAACGACAACAACAAACGAATGCATTAAGTTGCAGTCCTGTACATAGTTCTGCATCTGCCAGTCCTGTTCACAGTTCTGCATCTGCTAGTCCTGCTCATAGCGTAGAGTCTGGTACAGAGGCAACAGTCTCTAAGCAAACAAGCAAAACGTTTAGTGACTCATCATCTGATTCCGGCTACGATGAATCTTCCAACCAAGGAGTTGGTGAGAGTAAAATTACCAAAATTATTCAGAATGCAAGTGCTACTGTAAAACCAGCAGTTAAAATACAACCATTGAAAAGTGTTCAACTAAAAGCTATACCAGTATCGGAAGCTGTCAGGTTAAAAACAGATGTGCCAATTAAGTTGGTACCTATAAAACAAATTGATCAATTATCTTGTAAGCCATTGTCTTTAGTTTCTTCTGCTAATGTTACTTTAAGCAGTAGTACTTCACACTCCATCGTTACCGTCCCAAGTAATCCACTTGTCGATTTTGCCATGCACGCAGCCTCCTCCAGGCAATCAGTCTCTAATTAATGTCAGTCtcttatagaattttaatttatttttttcttatatagtTAGATATATGCTATGATGGAAAATTGTGTGTTATGTATGCTATTATTACCGTCCCAGGTTACAAAGGCTCTGGATAAGATTGTTTAAGTTTTATCATATCGAGAACAAAGAGtctataatgttataaatggTGGCAAAAATGAATTCTTGTAATTAGAATAACTGTTATGATGTACAGTAGATAGATAGTGCTCTTAGGGATGGTTGCGTAGGATTCATGTCCTTGATCGTtggttattaaaaaatatatatatataaatatataattatatatatgatattgtcTTTATGGACGTGAATTCTTAAATTGTATTCCACGTCTGTTAGATGATTTTTAAGAATGATAGTTGAAGAAGAGCACAATGTTTCTACTGAATACCGTTTGTAGCATATATAAAATCCTCATAAACTGCCATGCATTAATTGCTAGCTCTCCACAAATGACTCCCAAATGTGGAAagttatcaattattttataagtttaATAATTAGCTACGTACATCAAAATACTGTGATGACATTGTAATGTAATGTGAGATATAAGATTATTATTCAGCAAGTGGCAGTTTATACTATCTTCGTCCTAAGCATTAGTTAATGTACTCTATGGTATACAAGTTTTCTTATCCATAGCTTTTTGTTTTCTGGGTTATCTATCATTGCAATTGTATATGTGAATATTTGTGTAGAAGTTCCAAGATGCCAATCACGTTTCAAACATTTGGGtccaaaaattttaaaaaagaattcacTTAGGGTCACGATAGCTACATTGTACCAGATGCATTTGATATGATCCAGATAAAGGTCCATGACgttaaaattaagtaattcaACTTAAGAAACGAATGTGTTCAGGTACTGTAAATCCTGACCCactaatagcaataatatGAAGAGtaactttataataaaataaataaaatctgttgAATAGCATCATATCAATATGATGATATATTTAGGCAGTATTATTAGAGAGAGAAATTGAATGAGAACATGGCAATCAGATTGGCAAACTGGACCAGCAAAactttgttataatatttcaggGTGACTGCAgcattaatataaaaacaattgaTTAATACCAGAGTAACGACATATGGAGTAAGATTAATGCTAAGTAAGTGAAAACTGTTAGTTCCTAGTTTTCAAAGATGGGCACATAACCGAACAAAAGCACATAAAAGTACCTGTTGAAAACAGATTTCTGTGATTATTggaacatttattttctattttgttttttctttttcttctttctcatttttttgaTCAATAGATAATCTTATACGCACAATGATTATTCAAAtcgagatatatatatatatttaacccAGGAGTTATTACGATTTTtttagaaacatattttataagatacatctaaaataatatgtaaactcaatattacaaaaaaaaaagtagcaATTCTTCATTTCAAGTTAAAATAATCTTAATCATGAAACCAAAGATGTGTGAaagatatgtatttattttatatttgggACAGATAAcccgataaataatataaatttttatttgaatatattaattgacTGTAGAAtcagaattaaaattacacatGTGCAATACATAGCAATTGTTTTTATGCATGATACAAAGTTTtttataatcaattaaattttaataataatctacTTCTGGGATAGtagcaatttttataatatttctctcaCACAGGCATTtggtttaaaatttttaaatgccGCGTTTTTGCTGCCCATCTGGCTTAAGCTCATTGACAATCGTTATTTAACAAGGAAACGATAACAGTTTTTCATATAGAATCAAACATCGAAACTATGATTTGTATAAGGACAACGTTGACGACTTTGtccttttacaaattttaattgtacatttCTTTGGACTAGGAGACTTTATGATCTCTTTACtgtgaatattaataactatGTTTTTGTTGTAACTCACACgttatgatttatataataattaatatatgtcACAAATGAAGGTTGGATCATAGGTTAATAAATCATATGTAATTAACagtatatattgaatttttaaaaagcgagaataaattttagaacTTAAAAGAGTTCATATTACAATTaagatttctataatatacTCGTTCaacttataacatataatttttttaagtgATCTTTATAAACTTTCTATGATCCTTCCTTgaaacaaataagaaatacttgtttaatttatttattttgtaagttTATTTACTTGCAATATATGctattccttttttctatataaatttatatatatttttatacaaattaatctCTGCTTTTTATGGAATACTTTCTGTAGCACTGCCAGAAAAGAGGGACACAAAGAGGAACATTTGATTCCAGGTCAATCTGCTGGCAATATTCAATgaactatttattttcaattagcttacatacatatacatatataatatatattaatctatTATTGAGTTATTTACATCTTAAGAGAAGGAAATTATAAATGGTGCCCACAGGTTAATTAAACATTaggaaaacataaaataagcttacataagaaaattttttaacgaatgcAAAAATGGTCTCTTGTTTAAAGTAACATAATTACGTGATACataaagaatacaaataattGTGTGTTTTTTAGTGAAAATgtgaatgataaattaaaactttattcATTACAAAGagtatatatgatatatcgtacaaGCAGCtattaaagataatattacACACTATCTGTTGTAAATAGCTGCAGAAAAACATCAAATTATGTTACGTAGCACAGTGATGTTgcattacaaattttaaaaagtgtttaatttccaattattcaGATGTCTcttgaaaatagaattaagTGAAAGGAAAAACAATCGAAATTTCTATGCATTGATATCatgtaatttgaatttgatgTCCCTTGGTACAGagaaatacaataattgaaatacatttaatatgtTTTGATTGAAAGCAAATGTcgaggaaatttttaaactgtATAGTTTGTGAGATTTATTGGAACGTCTTGTGAATATGTCGCGAGAATTCGAAAATGAtgtacttaaaaattttgttcgtcTTCCtaaacgatttttttttttttagttacaaataattataaattattgtctACTATTGAAACTACTGGTAAACTATTCATTCTGATAATTACAAACCCAAAAATTGATGACCATTTTTCTCGAGATTGACTTCTTCATCATTTCAATAAATCTTACAAATCATAGTTATTTTTCAAGAGAACGAAGGCATCACGCAAGTCTCTTTAATGTACATCGctcgaaatttataatatgtcAATTTTCTTCTGTTGTGCAAAAGTACATAATGGGAAAAGACTTTTGgaagaataaaggaaaatcAAACCGTGGGAGGAAATTGACATAAATTACTGATTTTTATATGAAGattttattacacatatatacattcgCATCGTTTGAATACATCGTGTACGTTAACGTTGGAATATGTACTCAAAACCTGTAAcaaaataagaagaaactaTTATGATCTATGATATTCGAAAAAACATGTGATTTTGACAAAAGAACTGCGTGATTTTAGCGGATCGTTATTGTCGAATTGCATTACTTCTTTTCACGATCGTATTTCACAAAAATGTCCCTTGAAAAACAAGAACTGCTAATTGATTAATTGagcgagagggagagagagtaAGAGCGCGTGAGCGAGAGAGatacaaaacaattaaaaaaaatggtgCAAGTATTTTACTACAGTGACCTGGCAGATtccgatattaaaatattttgcgatGAGAAACGTAAGAACGATTCTTCCCGAAGGAATATACTGTGCAAGCTTCTTTTCTATATCGATCTTTTGTGCaacagaaattatttagaaaaagaaaaaagggaaaaacaGAGGATCGTAGGCGATACAAAAAATTCTAGAATCGATCTTACGATCcgtacataaaaatttgtctgACGAACAAAGAATggtcattttctttttcttttctttttttttttacggtGATTCTTTACGTTCGGTAATTTTAAGTAGTCTATCGAAAcacgataatttatataactgcatttatttatatacatatgctaAAAGAAATTATGGTGCGATTCTTAGTCTGAAAATTTTGAGTATTTTTCGTGCAactgcatttttatttttacaaattacaagcCGGTGTTTCTCCCTGTCTATAGTTTGTTCCTTctcatttaatttcttttttttttttcttttttttttgttcttattcctctttttcttctttttccttttttttaatttttaattaaataagtttCATGTATAGGTACTGATGTATCGCATTAgacttctttttgttttaaattcacATAcatcgagagagaaagagacagacaGATTAAAAAGGAATGGCAATTTCGAAGCATCATATGGCATggaaaaacatatataattgTGATGTACACAAgctcacgaaaatattcgaacgatgatgtatatacatatatataattgaaatagatACAAATCCAGAAtagataatacatattttgaaatagaaatcAATGAGATTTATATACATGTTCTCCATACGTAATAAAtgattcaatttcaaaatatctacTATCTTATAGGATCTGTATCTAGTTCGATTGTAAATACACTATCATTTGAATACTTTGTGTGTCCtgtgtatgtattttataagaaGGTCGATCTCGCAAGAACGTTTTAGCTGTATGGTGATAatggtgatgatgatgatgatgataatgaaTTGACCATCGTGATTGTGCTGCagcagaaagagagaaaaaaatcttttgcatcaatttattaaagataacGATTGTGAGACTGATCGATGTATTTAGaagataacttttatttacatacaacTATTAGAGATAGGCGAGAATATATTGTACTATTCGtgcatatattattaatgaaattctaatgataataataagaaacgatGACTGCCGCAACAAATATATCTCGTTATCGCaatgattattatatacatacggTATGGAAcatttgtacatacatacatatatatacacacatatatatttatgtatatatatgtgtgtatatatatatatattaactttAGATTAACATGTCCAATTCCAATGATTGTACAATGATCATGGAAGTATTAAATCGTTGGTCGATTATCCCATGgtttgtttccttttattaaAACACAGCACAACTAATGGGACGATCGATTATTacgattgaaaaaaaaaaaagcaaagtaTACCACCTTTCGCTATGTACAACTTTGTAATAAAACGATTTTACTTTTAAGGAATCCATCAGTCatgcaaattgtaaaatgGTAACTAATTGTACACCGTGAAATTGTCATGGTAATTCTTAACGTAGTCCAACgcacatataattatattttatcttgattgattcttctttcttttcttttttttgtagaaaaatttatagctTGAATATAGATTGTATTTATACGTATTGTATAtctctctttatttcttttttgttttttacgaTATGTGTCGTCGACGTGACGTTAGAAAGAGCAAAGCAAACTCGACAAATCAACACCAATCGTGAATCaatgaatttgtattatatcaatatcaaGAAGGAAAAACAGAAATGATATGTACTtctattacatattatatattatatacatatacatatacacgtataGAAAAGTCTGTGAGATACCAAATTTtgatagataaataaataatataaatcgtatatatatatatatatatatataaatatagaacatACTTAAAAGGGATGCGcaatatattaagaaatgtATCTCTTACTTTTATGTTTTTGGTTTATACAGATATACGAAAAAAGaatctattattataattataattattattattattattattactactactactactactattactactactattactattattactactactattatttaCGTCTTTACTGTTACGCTGTGATGATTAGTCAGTACGACGTATTTAAActgtttttttataaaatgcatcAGCAAGCTGTTCGAACGATTGTAACTGAGAGTTCGCTATTGCGGGGATTCTCAAAAGTAAATCGAACGAGTATAAAGTTCATAAAACGTGATTAAAAACTGAGAACTCGTAAAAGGTAGAAGATTAAGATATCGAAGCATTTTGCATTTGAATGTCACAAGTATTTTACTTGGACGGTGATCTTGAGAGATTAAATCGAGCAGCTTTTTCAACCCTCCATGAAATGTTTCTATGTAGAATAAGcttatagaattaaaatatatttgactgaaaaaattatgaagTTCTGTACCTTATcgtacatatttacaaaaaaaaaaaaagaaatgaaaattgtaaaagtgcAATTAAATCGCTGtggtgaaaaatatatttccttaaGACCAAGAGAGTTCtaggaaagaaacaaaaattgaatatcgaaTGAAAGTGCAAAATGCTTactcaaaatattatatataaatccaTATTGATAgttttttgtagaaattctTTGTATTCATGTCttacttaataataaaaaaaaaaaaaagaaacatataagaacaaaaatttctaatttgaaGCAAAATACAAAGGAgcagaaacaaaatttaatcgaacaaATGCATACGTAAATATTCATGACGTGTTAGGTGCGGTACCAGAAAGTTTGAGAAACCCTGCTCTACGAATTAAGTTCTAAACCATTCTTCTTAAGTTCCAAGATATCATTCTTAAAtcattaactttttattttttatacgaatcAATTAGCAATACTAATgggatattttcataattttcacgtAATTAGAGTGATAAAAAGTAAGTTTTTAAATCACGGAATCAAAGCCAAACAAATGCGTATATGATAGGGCGACTAAAAAACTATACGCGCGCaataattagattttattaGCGTAAAGATCGTTAAATGGCCAAACTTCCCCCGGATATTTCTTTTCCCGATACAAAATAACTGTAAGTGACCGCAATAAGATCTTACAATTTTCCATACGTACCAATAGAGAATATAAGGAGCacatattattgtcattatcCTTAGagatactaaataataatgttttgtaatttatatatatctttatacgtctatatataatacataaatacgtAAAACTGTACATAGAAATAATGGAAgttttttacgttatatctacgatctgatatatatatatatataatatatttacatgcatcttataaaataatgctTGTGTACATTGCATActaaatgaacatttttatctattgCGTGATAAGCAAAATCACGCGAGAAGTATTATGTACTTATTCcaattgttaaatattgattaaaatattatatataaaattcatacaaCTTTTCATGAATCATTGcatcgtataaaatatgcattttcgataaaatttagataatttatGAGTTCTAtcagtttaatttattaatactgaCACCTGTAACATGTACGGGCATACTTAACCgccaaatttattatacattcgtTTTCTGGCAGCTTGTTTTCTTTATCCACTGATATCTACGATTTTAAgtatgatattttatgttaaaaatatatatatatattgcctTCCTAACGCTGTCTATTGTATATTTGATGAATAAACGATGATAATTTTAGCAGCTTTTTATGCTAGCTTCTCGCATCTACTCTTTTAGTCTTTGGTCAGATAGCGTTcaggaatttcttttctatatacCTATTTCTTTCCGACAACTTTGAatcttattttgtttttattagttttgttattgtttttgctattattaattgttatactCTTATATTCTTTTGCGCAATCAGGTATGTAAATCTCTCTATTccagtaaaaatattttttctattccaTACTCGGCcaaaaaagcagaaaatatgaaatatatcctGGGGATATGAATTCATACAAAAAGATTTAAGCATTAAAGAATTAACATTGAGGTTTATACAAATCTGCCAATTTCTGTATAATACCTATTACATACttcgaaatttatatctcCATAATTGCctttgttttaacaaattataattattcaattactCAAGTATTCCAGTTATAAAGTATTGGagacaaatataatacataagtCATCTTTTAGCAGGGTCATATAAACAGGTCTTGACATTCATATACCGAAAGCATAGAAggaatcgttgaaaaattgagTCGTGAGAGATCAACATGGAAGACAAGAAGTCTCGTTCTGCGCATGCGTGACGTGCTATGAATATCTCAGACAGAGACAGAGGCACTCTACTCGTCTCTGTCTGTACGTAAAACGAGACCTTTCCAAAGGAAATGTTGATCTTTTTCGATTTAAGAGATGGACAGGTTTTTTTAGCGAGTGTCTAGACCTATTTGTGTATGACCGTGTTTTAAAGcataaatactataaatattatacaaaaatgatTACTACAATTACATGTACACATATACACTATTCTAATGATTCGAAagaatatcatattatattaaaattattctaatttcacttaattttaattaaaagtttatggtagaaatatatgataggtgcatatttttaactattatCCGTATCATCTTTTCTTCAGGAGTATGTCACGTGTTAACGGATAAACGGCGTGAGAATAGTCGTCATACCTATTCTGGTTTCTGCAGGAGGTGCATGAGCTTTGCTAATGCACCTACTGTACAGTTTGTGCTTCTTCGCGATATTGTTGTTTCATACGTGAGTATACTTTCAacttactttttaaataacacaATTTTTGTCAaaccatttttataaattttatgaataagaatttatcaatattttataattataatattataaacaaaaaacTACTATGATACAATttctttatacaattatatatagaatttaagttcttataatataaatagatttttaaatgtCACATAATATAATGTAGAGCTATAATCATTCAACATATTACAACAATAAAGCAATACATacaaaatgcatataaaaagATCAGATCATTCGAAGTAATATCAAAACAATGTTTTCATAcgttaaatacattaaaaatatgtaaattcaaaAGACTTTATTGTTAACTTCCGGTGGCGTtggaaatgttaaaaaagttCTGTTACGCGAAGTTTAGATTGGTAATACTGTTTGTGACGTGAAACAAGTGTTTACTTTTTTGGTTGTATACTGTTGTCACAAGAGCAATGCTAGATATTTGGTGTATCTCCctttatagataaaaatttacagataaaattttaaaatgataaagatCATCCAACCGCGATTAATAACCTTCGATGTGACTGGTACGTTGCTGATGACGAAATTGGAGGATTACGTCAAAATTGGTTCTCAGCACGGCTTACCACTTGATCGACGCAAATTGGCGCGAAGCTTCAAAAACAGCTTTCATAGGCTTAGTTTAGAACATCCTGTTTATGGGAAACACACAGGCATCGGATGGAAAAATTGGTGGAGACAACTAGTTCATAGTGTTTTTAAGGACCAACACAATTACATTTCGGATGCTACTTTAGATAAGGTGATATTActatgaaacgaataaaacaaatattttatttgattttttcacatttaatttttaacaaacgaTCAGGTATATACAGTTCTGCGAAAGTATTATTCATATCTAGATATGGCTTAAAggtgttatttattataaataaaattaatacttttaagaatgaattaaacttaaaaaccgtttaaaaaaattgaaccttttaaatgaatacaaatcatttatatttcattagtatctgctgtttattttattactaattttatacgtaacggatatatttttattcttgttaACTTCAGTTTTGGATTTCCgtgattaataaaaaaatatatattataagatGAAGAAAATGATTACCGAAAGAACTTAACCCAAACTCATACCTACTATC
The DNA window shown above is from Bombus pyrosoma isolate SC7728 linkage group LG7, ASM1482585v1, whole genome shotgun sequence and carries:
- the LOC122569720 gene encoding uncharacterized protein LOC122569720 isoform X1 is translated as MQQTQRREPAQRSSQIWPSPVLKRSSLKITCKMFSFHKPKVYRSSTGCCICKAKSSSSRFTDSKKYEDDFMECFQLEERRTGEICNACVLLVKRWKKLPAGSNRNWRHVVDARAGPGIKSLTKFKSKNKKKMKDIPEKFEKIMKKKHMYLKADRDREQSPAMSDDLTEDYLNGDGSKGSSRVGSPIDSDDIPVTEKQLDIQDDAESKDDITVNGFIDLTYFKREVICCGTIFKGPYGEVIVDPSLIKPCIGCIARQQRQQQTNALSCSPVHSSASASPVHSSASASPAHSVESGTEATVSKQTSKTFSDSSSDSGYDESSNQGVGESKITKIIQNASATVKPAVKIQPLKSVQLKAIPVSEAVRLKTDVPIKLVPIKQIDQLSCKPLSLVSSANVTLSSSTSHSIVTVPSNPLVDFAMHAASSRQSVSN
- the LOC122569720 gene encoding uncharacterized protein LOC122569720 isoform X2, producing MFSFHKPKVYRSSTGCCICKAKSSSSRFTDSKKYEDDFMECFQLEERRTGEICNACVLLVKRWKKLPAGSNRNWRHVVDARAGPGIKSLTKFKSKNKKKMKDIPEKFEKIMKKKHMYLKADRDREQSPAMSDDLTEDYLNGDGSKGSSRVGSPIDSDDIPVTEKQLDIQDDAESKDDITVNGFIDLTYFKREVICCGTIFKGPYGEVIVDPSLIKPCIGCIARQQRQQQTNALSCSPVHSSASASPVHSSASASPAHSVESGTEATVSKQTSKTFSDSSSDSGYDESSNQGVGESKITKIIQNASATVKPAVKIQPLKSVQLKAIPVSEAVRLKTDVPIKLVPIKQIDQLSCKPLSLVSSANVTLSSSTSHSIVTVPSNPLVDFAMHAASSRQSVSN
- the LOC122569721 gene encoding rhythmically expressed gene 2 protein-like isoform X1, coding for MVEIYDRCIFLTIIRIIFSSGVCHVLTDKRRENSRHTYSGFCRRCMSFANAPTVQFVLLRDIVVSYIIQPRLITFDVTGTLLMTKLEDYVKIGSQHGLPLDRRKLARSFKNSFHRLSLEHPVYGKHTGIGWKNWWRQLVHSVFKDQHNYISDATLDKVANSLIRCYGTSMCWHKYPDTIELLDYLRKKELILGVISNFDERLEAILEDTRIRSYFSFVLTSYDFGVEKPDTLIFDEALRLTKKQRGINISPQQAIHIGDSVNNDYIGAKDAKWNAILIQRDNDENQKEIPAEDVFRNLRDLRVHLSTLLDGGV